A region of Sandaracinaceae bacterium DNA encodes the following proteins:
- a CDS encoding enoyl-CoA hydratase/isomerase family protein, whose translation MSGQVRAEREGPIGWLVFDHAERRNAIHRAMWEAIPERLAELDADESVRVVVMRGAGDVAFVAGADISEFEQSRIGPGARDYDKLTERAFEALAHVRKPLVAMIHGFCIGGGSGIALHADMRYAADDAVFAIPPARLGLGYSATNVETLVGVVGQASAREILFTARRYDASAALRMGLVHEVLPKAQLESFVRKLALQVADNAPLTLRAAKHCLGELRKPAPARADDDTASLIQACFDSEDYAEGVAAFLAKRRPVFRGR comes from the coding sequence ATGAGCGGGCAGGTGCGCGCCGAGCGCGAGGGGCCCATCGGCTGGCTGGTGTTCGACCACGCCGAGCGCCGCAACGCCATCCACCGCGCCATGTGGGAGGCCATCCCCGAGCGCCTGGCCGAGCTGGACGCGGACGAGTCCGTGCGCGTCGTCGTCATGCGCGGGGCGGGCGACGTGGCGTTCGTCGCAGGGGCGGACATCAGCGAGTTCGAGCAGAGCCGCATCGGGCCAGGCGCCCGCGACTACGACAAGCTCACGGAGCGCGCCTTCGAGGCCCTCGCGCATGTGCGGAAGCCACTCGTCGCGATGATCCACGGCTTCTGCATCGGCGGCGGGAGCGGCATCGCGCTGCACGCGGACATGCGCTACGCGGCGGACGACGCGGTGTTCGCGATTCCCCCCGCGCGCCTCGGGCTCGGGTACAGCGCGACCAACGTCGAGACGCTCGTGGGCGTCGTGGGCCAGGCCTCCGCGCGCGAGATCCTGTTCACCGCGCGCCGCTACGACGCGAGCGCGGCGCTGCGCATGGGGCTCGTGCACGAGGTGCTGCCCAAGGCGCAGCTCGAGTCCTTCGTGCGCAAGCTCGCGCTGCAGGTGGCCGACAACGCGCCGCTCACGCTGCGTGCGGCGAAGCACTGCCTCGGGGAGCTGCGCAAGCCCGCGCCGGCTCGCGCGGACGACGACACGGCGTCGCTCATCCAGGCGTGCTTCGACAGCGAAGACTATGCGGAGGGCGTCGCGGCGTTCCTCGCCAAGCGCCGGCCCGTCTTTCGCGGGCGCTGA
- a CDS encoding SCP2 sterol-binding domain-containing protein, whose amino-acid sequence MSFKFPSEAWTKAYQDAVNANDGYRTHGKPWTFGAVAFVIKADPSLGIDEDVGMIMDVHEGVCRGTKYVTGMDAVQEAPFIVVADYARWRACLEGKLDPIKSMMEGKLKLTKGHLPTMLRFVESSRQLVVSATRVDTEFLA is encoded by the coding sequence ATGTCGTTCAAGTTCCCTTCCGAAGCATGGACCAAGGCCTATCAAGACGCGGTGAACGCGAACGATGGGTACCGCACGCACGGCAAGCCGTGGACCTTCGGCGCGGTGGCGTTCGTCATCAAGGCGGACCCGAGCCTGGGCATCGACGAAGACGTCGGCATGATCATGGATGTCCACGAGGGCGTCTGCCGCGGCACGAAGTACGTGACGGGCATGGACGCGGTCCAGGAGGCCCCCTTCATCGTCGTCGCCGACTACGCGCGCTGGCGTGCGTGCCTCGAGGGCAAGCTCGACCCCATCAAGTCCATGATGGAGGGCAAGCTGAAGCTCACCAAGGGGCACCTGCCGACCATGCTGCGCTTCGTCGAGTCGTCGCGGCAGCTGGTGGTCAGCGCCACGCGCGTCGACACGGAGTTCCTGGCCTGA
- the aroQ gene encoding type II 3-dehydroquinate dehydratase produces MSESDQERAARDTAGARAVLVLHGPNLNMLGVREPGVYGHATLASIDASLQALAVELGLSVECRQSNHEGQLVDWIQQSREGFAAVLINPAAYTHTSVAIRDAIAACGLPVVEVHLSNIHAREAFRHHSYSAAVCVGQIAGFGPDSYLLGLRALAAKLG; encoded by the coding sequence ATGTCCGAGTCCGACCAAGAGCGAGCGGCCCGAGACACCGCCGGGGCGCGCGCCGTCCTCGTGCTGCACGGGCCGAACCTGAACATGCTCGGCGTGCGTGAACCCGGGGTCTACGGGCACGCCACGCTGGCCTCCATCGACGCGTCGCTGCAGGCACTGGCCGTCGAGCTGGGCCTCTCGGTCGAGTGCAGGCAGAGCAACCACGAGGGTCAGCTGGTGGACTGGATCCAGCAGTCCCGCGAGGGCTTCGCTGCGGTGCTCATCAATCCTGCCGCGTACACGCACACCTCGGTCGCCATCCGCGACGCCATCGCAGCCTGCGGGCTGCCGGTGGTCGAGGTGCACCTGAGCAACATCCACGCGCGCGAGGCGTTCCGGCACCACTCGTACAGCGCCGCCGTCTGCGTGGGGCAGATCGCAGGGTTCGGCCCAGACAGCTATCTGCTCGGGCTGCGCGCGCTCGCCGCCAAGCTCGGCTGA
- the accB gene encoding acetyl-CoA carboxylase biotin carboxyl carrier protein codes for MDIDLEQLRELMRAMTEFQMSDIELEKAGERISLKRGGGVVSVSTLAPSPVALPSSPAPASAATAAPAAAAPAEDDANTQWITSPFVGTYYAAPSPGAAAFVKTGQSISPGTVLCIVEAMKLMNEIESEVSGVIVEIAAVNGKPVEYGDKLFKIKVA; via the coding sequence ATGGACATCGATCTTGAACAGCTCCGCGAGCTGATGCGCGCGATGACTGAGTTCCAGATGAGCGACATCGAGCTCGAGAAGGCCGGTGAGCGCATCTCGCTGAAGCGTGGCGGCGGCGTGGTCAGCGTCAGCACGCTGGCGCCGAGCCCCGTGGCGCTGCCGAGCTCGCCCGCGCCCGCCAGCGCCGCGACAGCCGCGCCGGCCGCTGCGGCCCCGGCCGAAGACGACGCCAACACGCAGTGGATCACGTCGCCCTTCGTCGGGACGTACTACGCCGCGCCCTCCCCCGGCGCCGCCGCGTTCGTGAAGACGGGCCAGAGCATCTCGCCCGGCACCGTGCTGTGCATCGTCGAAGCGATGAAGCTCATGAACGAGATCGAGTCCGAGGTGAGCGGCGTCATCGTCGAGATCGCCGCCGTCAACGGCAAGCCCGTCGAGTACGGCGACAAGCTCTTCAAGATCAAGGTCGCGTAG
- a CDS encoding CBS domain-containing protein, with protein MTPFPYSIDANADVASAWAMMEEHDIRHIPVTRGETVLGVVSERDLWRAQAEGRSDIDMGGLVSTGPYIVEWSASLAEVAREMGARKIGSAVVLRDGKLAGILTTTDVCEYLAEVLEEHYHSPNSTDAA; from the coding sequence ATGACGCCCTTTCCCTATTCGATCGACGCCAACGCCGACGTGGCGAGCGCCTGGGCGATGATGGAGGAGCACGACATCCGCCACATCCCCGTCACCCGTGGCGAGACGGTGCTGGGTGTCGTGAGCGAACGCGATCTGTGGCGCGCCCAGGCGGAGGGCCGATCGGACATCGACATGGGGGGTCTGGTGTCGACCGGCCCGTACATCGTGGAGTGGAGCGCGTCGCTCGCCGAGGTGGCGCGCGAGATGGGGGCCCGCAAGATCGGCTCGGCCGTCGTGCTGCGCGACGGGAAGCTCGCGGGCATCCTGACGACGACGGATGTGTGTGAGTACCTAGCCGAGGTGCTGGAAGAGCACTATCACTCCCCTAACAGCACCGACGCCGCCTGA
- a CDS encoding enoyl-CoA hydratase family protein codes for MTISVEINDGIAEVVMNNPPVNALTVAGWFDLAAKITACGKNPEVACVVLRAEGKGFNAGVDIKEMQTTEGFTALLGANKGCWEAFKAVYECEVPVISVVNDFCVGGGIGLVGNSDIIIASTGAKFGLPEVDRGALGAATHLARLVPPLKARAMVLTCENATAEELQAWGSVYAVVPRDQTRAKAMEVAATFKKKIKAVVRAAKECLNNIDPVDVNRSYRFEQGFTFQLNLAGAADEARDAFVEKRDVDTKAGS; via the coding sequence ATGACCATCTCCGTAGAGATCAACGACGGCATCGCTGAAGTCGTCATGAACAACCCCCCGGTCAACGCGCTGACGGTCGCCGGCTGGTTCGATCTCGCGGCCAAGATCACGGCCTGCGGCAAGAACCCCGAGGTGGCCTGCGTGGTCCTGCGCGCCGAGGGCAAGGGCTTCAACGCCGGCGTGGACATCAAGGAGATGCAGACCACGGAGGGCTTCACGGCGCTGCTCGGGGCCAACAAGGGTTGCTGGGAGGCGTTCAAGGCCGTTTACGAGTGCGAGGTGCCCGTCATCAGCGTCGTGAACGACTTCTGCGTGGGCGGCGGCATCGGCCTGGTCGGCAACTCGGACATCATCATCGCCAGCACGGGCGCCAAGTTCGGCCTGCCCGAGGTGGACCGCGGGGCCCTGGGCGCCGCGACGCATCTGGCGCGCCTGGTCCCGCCGCTGAAGGCGCGCGCCATGGTGCTCACCTGCGAGAACGCCACGGCCGAGGAGCTGCAGGCGTGGGGCTCGGTCTACGCGGTGGTGCCGCGCGACCAGACGCGCGCGAAGGCCATGGAGGTGGCGGCCACCTTCAAGAAGAAGATCAAGGCGGTGGTGCGCGCCGCCAAGGAGTGCCTGAACAACATCGACCCGGTGGACGTGAACCGCTCCTACCGCTTCGAGCAGGGCTTCACCTTCCAGCTGAACCTGGCTGGCGCCGCAGACGAGGCGCGCGACGCCTTCGTCGAGAAGCGCGACGTGGACACCAAGGCCGGCAGCTGA
- a CDS encoding CoA transferase subunit A, protein MADKTMTLEDAVAEVRDGMTVGIGGWGSRRKPMAFVRALVRSGVKDLTIVSYGGPDVGILCATGQAKKVVYGFVSLDSIPLEPHFRNARQAGTVEAVSLDEGMFRLGLQAAAWRLPFLPTRAGLGSDVMINQPQLRTVKSPYDDGEELVAIPAQRLDVAFIHMNRADTAGNGQYLGRDPYMDELFCMAADKAFMSAEKIIPTANLLDEGSFQTLKINRMMVQGVVHAPGGAHFTECPPDYERDEAFQKEYAATAKDPAAWEAFKAKYLDVSEAEYQKAVAK, encoded by the coding sequence GTGGCAGACAAGACGATGACACTCGAAGACGCCGTCGCCGAGGTGCGCGACGGCATGACCGTCGGCATCGGCGGCTGGGGTTCGCGGCGCAAGCCGATGGCCTTCGTGCGGGCGCTGGTGCGCTCGGGCGTGAAGGACCTCACCATCGTCAGCTACGGCGGCCCCGACGTGGGCATCCTGTGCGCCACGGGGCAGGCCAAGAAGGTGGTCTACGGCTTCGTCTCGCTGGACTCGATCCCCCTCGAGCCGCACTTCCGCAACGCGCGTCAGGCCGGGACCGTCGAGGCCGTCTCGCTGGACGAGGGCATGTTCCGCCTGGGCCTGCAGGCCGCCGCGTGGCGCCTGCCGTTCCTGCCCACGCGCGCGGGCCTGGGCTCGGACGTGATGATCAACCAGCCGCAGCTGCGCACGGTGAAGTCGCCCTACGACGACGGCGAGGAGCTGGTGGCCATCCCCGCGCAGCGCCTGGACGTGGCGTTCATCCACATGAACCGGGCCGACACGGCCGGCAACGGGCAGTACCTGGGGCGCGACCCCTACATGGACGAGCTGTTCTGCATGGCCGCGGACAAGGCCTTCATGAGCGCCGAGAAGATCATCCCCACGGCCAACCTGCTGGACGAGGGTTCGTTCCAGACCCTGAAGATCAACCGCATGATGGTGCAGGGCGTGGTGCACGCGCCGGGCGGCGCGCACTTCACGGAGTGCCCGCCGGACTACGAGCGCGACGAGGCGTTCCAGAAGGAGTACGCCGCGACCGCGAAGGACCCGGCGGCGTGGGAGGCGTTCAAGGCCAAGTACCTCGACGTGAGCGAGGCCGAGTACCAGAAGGCGGTGGCGAAGTGA
- a CDS encoding CoA-transferase: protein MCSPMSPVSKLGAMLARATFEPDMVMTDGANMILAENVPLGTDPSTATIEGWMPFPFVFDTLFWGKRHVMMGGSQVDQYGNQNLAYLGGTFKQPKTQLLGVRGAPGNTVCHTTSYFLGDHNPRVLVPKVDCVAGVGYDRAAKLHPASRARHEIRRVITNLAVLDFETPDNRMRLRSVHPGVSVDDVVAATGFELVIPSDVPVSREPTADELAWLRKLDPKGIAAREVKS from the coding sequence ATGTGCAGCCCCATGAGCCCGGTGTCCAAGCTGGGCGCCATGCTGGCGCGGGCCACGTTCGAGCCGGACATGGTCATGACCGACGGCGCGAACATGATCCTGGCGGAGAACGTGCCGCTCGGGACGGACCCGAGCACGGCCACCATCGAGGGCTGGATGCCGTTCCCGTTCGTGTTCGACACGCTCTTCTGGGGCAAGCGCCACGTGATGATGGGCGGTAGCCAGGTGGACCAGTACGGCAACCAGAACCTCGCGTACCTGGGCGGCACCTTCAAGCAGCCGAAGACCCAGCTGCTGGGCGTGCGCGGCGCGCCGGGCAACACGGTCTGCCACACCACCAGCTACTTCCTGGGCGACCACAACCCGCGCGTGCTGGTGCCCAAGGTCGACTGCGTGGCGGGCGTCGGCTACGACCGCGCGGCGAAGCTGCACCCGGCCAGCCGCGCGCGGCACGAGATCCGGCGGGTCATCACCAACCTGGCCGTGCTGGACTTCGAGACGCCGGACAACCGCATGCGCCTGCGCTCGGTGCACCCGGGCGTGAGCGTGGACGACGTGGTGGCGGCGACGGGCTTCGAGCTGGTCATCCCGAGCGACGTCCCGGTCTCGCGCGAGCCCACGGCCGACGAGCTGGCCTGGCTGCGCAAGCTGGACCCGAAGGGCATCGCGGCGCGTGAGGTGAAGTCATGA
- a CDS encoding nitronate monooxygenase, translating into MDQKLDAKLRTPICDLFGIDYPIVQTGMGWVSGAQLTAATSAAGGLGILAAATMTFEELEQAITRVKDTTDRNFGVNLRADQADVMKRVELLIDAKVKVASFAQAPGKAVIARLKEAGVLTMPTIGAQRHAQKVAEWGVDSVIAQGHEGGGHTGNVPTHILMRQVADVVSFPFLGAGGFSDGRGLVSAMASGASGIAMGTRFLLTQESQVPEHIKAQYVKTPIDGTVVTRAIDGYPQRVIRTPMIDELEQASPLTRFPKAARNALTLMKLTNTKLVDMVQEGRAMKESKGLTWSQLAMAANAPMLTKASMVDGRDSGILPTGQVVGVIDELPTVAELIRRIMAEAKVALAALQVD; encoded by the coding sequence CTGGACCAGAAGCTGGACGCCAAGCTGCGCACACCCATCTGCGACCTGTTCGGCATCGACTACCCCATCGTGCAGACCGGCATGGGCTGGGTCTCGGGGGCGCAGCTCACAGCAGCCACGTCGGCGGCCGGCGGCCTCGGCATCCTGGCCGCGGCCACGATGACCTTCGAGGAGCTCGAGCAGGCCATCACGCGCGTCAAGGACACGACCGACCGCAACTTCGGCGTGAACCTGCGCGCGGATCAAGCCGACGTGATGAAGCGCGTCGAGCTGCTGATCGACGCCAAGGTGAAGGTGGCCAGCTTCGCGCAGGCGCCTGGCAAGGCCGTCATCGCGCGCCTCAAGGAGGCCGGCGTGCTGACCATGCCGACCATCGGCGCGCAGCGTCACGCGCAGAAGGTCGCCGAGTGGGGCGTGGACTCCGTCATCGCGCAGGGTCACGAGGGCGGCGGCCACACGGGCAACGTGCCCACGCACATCCTCATGCGGCAGGTGGCGGACGTGGTGTCGTTCCCCTTCCTGGGCGCAGGCGGCTTCAGCGACGGGCGCGGTCTGGTCTCGGCCATGGCCAGCGGCGCGAGCGGCATCGCCATGGGCACGCGCTTCCTGCTCACGCAGGAGAGCCAGGTGCCCGAGCACATCAAGGCGCAGTACGTGAAGACGCCCATCGACGGCACCGTGGTCACGCGCGCCATCGACGGCTACCCACAGCGCGTCATCCGCACGCCCATGATCGACGAGCTGGAGCAGGCCAGCCCGCTCACGCGCTTCCCCAAGGCGGCGCGCAACGCGCTCACGCTCATGAAGCTCACCAACACCAAGCTGGTGGACATGGTGCAAGAAGGCCGCGCCATGAAGGAGAGCAAGGGCCTCACCTGGTCGCAGCTGGCCATGGCCGCCAACGCCCCGATGCTGACCAAGGCCAGCATGGTGGACGGGCGCGACTCGGGCATCCTCCCCACGGGGCAGGTGGTGGGCGTGATCGACGAGCTGCCGACCGTGGCCGAGCTCATCCGTCGCATCATGGCCGAGGCCAAGGTCGCGCTGGCCGCGCTGCAGGTGGACTGA
- a CDS encoding acyl-CoA dehydrogenase family protein → MNLDFTEQENAFRAECRSWLEANVPKHSLPSGDTREGYALHLEWERKLFDAGWSCVSWPKQYGGREASLYEWLIFEEEYYRVQAPSRVTQNGIFLLAPTIFEFGTEAQKERILRPMARGDLSIAQAWSEPNAGSDLASLKSTAKRTEGGWLLTGQKTWSTRGAFSDMAYGLFRTDPSKSRHKGLTYFLFPLTGEGVTVRGVDRLDGDEGFAELFLEDLFVPDENIIGEVDKGWEVAMATTSSERGLSLRSPGRFMATAARLVDLFRRYRETCDPALRDQVVDAWMGAQAYRWYTFKSVTDMLNGKPIGAESSLNKVFWSEMDVRTHETALAILEQGACLDEGSAAADDEGAWIKGFQFALAGPIYAGTNEIQRNIAAQRVLGLPRG, encoded by the coding sequence ATGAACCTCGACTTCACCGAGCAAGAGAACGCGTTCCGCGCCGAGTGCCGCAGCTGGCTCGAGGCTAACGTGCCCAAGCACTCGCTGCCCAGCGGCGACACGCGCGAGGGCTACGCCCTGCACCTCGAGTGGGAGCGCAAGCTCTTCGACGCGGGCTGGTCGTGCGTGTCGTGGCCCAAGCAGTACGGCGGGCGCGAGGCGTCGCTGTACGAGTGGCTCATCTTCGAGGAGGAGTACTACCGCGTGCAGGCGCCCAGCCGCGTCACGCAGAACGGCATCTTCCTGCTGGCGCCGACCATCTTCGAGTTCGGCACCGAGGCGCAGAAGGAGCGCATCCTGCGGCCCATGGCGCGCGGCGACCTGAGCATCGCGCAGGCCTGGAGCGAGCCCAACGCGGGCAGCGACCTGGCGAGCCTCAAGAGCACCGCCAAGCGCACCGAGGGCGGCTGGCTGCTGACGGGGCAGAAGACCTGGTCCACGCGCGGCGCGTTCAGCGACATGGCCTACGGCCTGTTCCGCACGGACCCGAGCAAGTCGCGCCACAAGGGGCTCACTTACTTCCTGTTCCCGCTCACGGGCGAGGGCGTGACCGTGCGCGGCGTCGACCGCCTGGACGGCGACGAGGGCTTCGCGGAGCTGTTCCTGGAAGACCTGTTCGTGCCGGACGAGAACATCATCGGCGAGGTCGACAAGGGCTGGGAGGTGGCCATGGCCACCACCAGCAGCGAGCGCGGTTTGTCCCTGCGCAGCCCCGGGCGCTTCATGGCCACGGCAGCGCGCTTGGTGGACCTCTTCCGCCGCTACCGCGAGACCTGCGACCCCGCGCTGCGCGACCAGGTGGTGGACGCGTGGATGGGTGCGCAGGCCTACCGCTGGTACACGTTCAAGAGCGTCACCGACATGCTGAACGGCAAGCCCATCGGCGCCGAGTCCAGCCTGAACAAGGTGTTCTGGTCCGAGATGGACGTGCGCACGCACGAGACGGCGCTGGCCATCCTCGAGCAGGGCGCGTGCCTGGACGAGGGCAGCGCCGCGGCGGACGACGAGGGGGCCTGGATCAAGGGCTTCCAGTTCGCGCTGGCCGGGCCCATCTACGCCGGCACCAACGAGATTCAACGCAACATCGCGGCGCAGCGCGTGCTGGGCCTGCCGCGCGGCTGA